AAGTTTTACAACATAAAAAAACAGAAATCACCCGCCAAAAAAATGAAAAACTTTTCCGTGCTGTTGCAGAATCTGCAGTTGATGCCATTGTAACCACCACTGTTAACGGAATAATCAAATACTTCAACCACAGCCTAGAAGAGATTTTTGGGTATAGAAAGGAAGAACTTACCGGTAAACCATTAACAACCCTCATGCCAGAAAGATACCAGAATACATATCTTGAGGAATTGGAAAGATTCAAAGAAATAGGAGAACATAGATTAATAGGTAGAACCGTTGTAACCACAGGATTGAAAAAAGATGGAACTGAATTTCCCTTTGAAATGTCACTAGCCTCCTGGAAATCTGGGGAAAAAACTTTTTTCACCTCAATAATCCGTGACTTGACTGAAAAAAAAGAAGCAAAACAAGAACTAAAATGGAGTGAATATCGGCTGAAAATGGCCATGGATATTGCCAATCTGGTTTACTGGGAATATGATAGTAAAAAAGATCTCTTCACATTCAATGACCAGTTCTATGCACTCTATGGTACCACAGCAGATGAACAGGGTGGTTACCAGATGCCAATTCAGGTATATATTGATCGCTTCGTTGCCCCTGAAGAACGTGCTTTAATATCAGCAAAAGTGGGTAACTCCTTCCAAACTAAAGATCTCAGTTATTTCAATTCATTTAAACACTGGATAATACGTTCTGATGGTGAAAGAAGATTCATGATGGTGCGTGCAAGATACATGCGGGATGAAAATGGGGAAAAAATCGCAATTTACGGTGCCAGTCAGGATATAACTGAACAAAAAAGGGCTGAAGAAGCGTTAGCAGAATCTGAAAGGCGCATGGCAGAGATAATTAATTTTCTTCCTGACGCCACCTTTGCCATTGATGATAATGGGAAAGTAATTTCCTGGAACCGGGCAATTGAAGAGATGACTGGTGTTGTGTCTGAGGATATTCTGGGAAAAGGAAACTACGAGTACTCCATTCCCTTTTACAAAACCCGCCGACCACTACTGGTTGATCTGACAAATTCATCCTCTGAAGAGATCAATCAGTTCTACAAAACCACTAGAACCAAAGGGGAAGTGTTAACATCTGAAGCCAGCCTGACTCTTCAAGGTGACAATAAAATTCTTAAAATCAATGCTGTGCCTTTCTACGACAGTAAAGGAGACTATTGCGGTGGTATTGAGTCAATAAGGGATATTACTGAGATGAAAGAATCCCGTAGAAAGATCAATCGGGAACTGGAAATCAACAAATCACTGGCCAACATATACGTACCCCTGGTTTCACCATCATCCACCATTGAAAATGTTGGCAGGGCCATACTAAATGAAGCTCGAAAATTAACTGGATGTAGTTATGGTTTTGCATCGGCTGTGGATTCTACAAGCTATGATCTTATCAGCGAAACCCTGGCAGTGATGATGTCTGATTATCAAGAAGGAGAATTTCCCCAATTGGATGAAAAATATGCAAAAATACTAAAACAGTCACTTGCTGATTGTAACTCCACATTCATCAATTTTCTCAATGATCATCATTCTGATGCGGATATTCCTCCAGGGGATCGTGAATTAGAGAACTTACTCATTGTGCCAGTAGTTCTCGGTGATGAGAGGGTAGGTCAGATCACTTTGATAGATACTCCTGAAGATTACACTGATGACGATTTAAAAGCCATTGAAAGATTAGCTGTTTTTTATGCCCTGGCAATTCAGAATAAACGAGCTGATGAGGAAATCAAACAGTCCCTTGAAGATAATAAGATTTTACTCCGGGAAGTTCACCACCGGGTTAAAAATAACATGCAAATCATCTCCAGCCTACTGAACCTGCAAATTAACTATGAAGATGAACAACAAGCTGTGAATGTGTTAAAAGAAAGTCAGGGAAGGGTTAAAAGTATGTCAATGGTACACGAAAAACTCTACCAGTCACCCAGTTTCACAAAGATAGATTTCAAAAACTATGTGGAACAACTCGTCAAGGATATATTCTACTCCTATGGGATCAACAATGAGGATATTGAAATAGTAATGGATATAGAGAATATAGAAATAGGCATTGACACTGCCATCCCATGTGGTTTGATCATCAACGAACTGGTTACCAACACTGTCAAATATGCATTCCCACAAAACAAAGGTATCCTTTACATCAAACTCAAATCAGTTAAGAATAAGATAAAACTGGTAATCGCTGATAATGGTATAGGAATGTCAGAAGACTTTGACTTCACCAACAGTGATTCACTGGGTTTGCAACTGGTTAACAATTTAGTGACACAAATAGATGGCCAGATCTCACTGGATCAAATTCATGGAACTGCTTTTACCATAACTTTCCAGGAATTAAAATATAAAAAGAGGATTTAACTATTTATCTAGATAAAATGATTAAAAGGATAAAAAAAAGAGAATATCTTAAGGATATAAAAGAGAATATCTTAAGGACATAAAAGAGAATAAATTAAGGAATAAAGAGAGAGTAAATTGAAGCTATAAAACTTGACAAGTATTAATAGGTTCCTTGACATTTTTACCTAATTACCATACATCTGGAAATAAACTGGGTGTAAAGTTGGAATAACTATTTTTAAGATAAAAGATTTATTTATTAAACAGAGTCCTTTAAGGATTGGTTAAACAAAGCCCCGTGAAGACCTAATCCGAACTGTTCGTATGATGTTTATATGGGATTATCAACAATCATCAATGTTCTATGCAACTATCGTAACTGCCAAAGTTTGAATACAACTACTTTAATTGCTGATGTTTGAATACAATAATCGCAAATTTTTTTTAAAATATTGATCCCATAGATCTAAAAAAAATTGAGGTATTTATAATGGTTTATGACATGATATTACCGGCCGTACCATTTATAGGAGGATATCTGGTAACTTACGGCCTTTACAAGTTTAATATAATTAAAAAATCAGTTCATGTGAATATATGGAATATGATTATAGGTCTGGCATTCCTGATATCTGGTGGTGCAGGTTTCATTCTTCTGATACTACTGGAGATTGGTGTTACCCTACCAATAAATCAACCTTTACTTTACTGGCATGTTGAATTAGGGGTGAGCTTGGTATTGGTTACAGTTTTCCACTTCCACGCATATTGGAAGTCTGCCAGAACCATGTTTGTATCTGCAAAAAGGAGGTCTCAAAATAAAACTTAAAGATAAAATAATCACCGCACTTTCAGCCATCCCCTTTATTGCAGGTGCTACTATGAGTGCTAGCTGTGCGGCATGCCCTTATTATGGATTGAGCTGCACTTATCCTGGACAATGCCCACGTTTCATAGATTCAGGTGGTGATGGAATATGTGATCTAGCCCAATCCAGTACTACCACTTCCTCCAGTGACACTCCATCCAGCTATGATAGTACCAGCACTGACTCAGCAAGCGTCAGTGATTCTGGGTCATCAGTTTCCACCCAGGATCAGACCGTTCAGTCGAATAGTGTATCTGCCGACACCTTGAATAATGGTTCAGAGGCAAATGCCAGTGCAGCAGCAGACCATGGAACCGGGGTTGACACCACCACCACCCCTGATGGCACAGATTATCACCTGTTCCCGGTTAGTTTGATATTAATAGGCCTGTATCTATTCACCCATCTTTTGTTCAGTAAAGGTATACTGAGCCAGAAAAAACATCGCAGACTATGGAACCTTCTTTTAACAGCAGGATACGCAGGAACAGGAATCACAGGAATACTGTTAATATTAATCATTAACCTGGGAATTAAAACTGCCCTGAACCCTTCTGTAACTTTCTGGCATGTGGAACTGTCTATACTGATGGTGATGGCAACATTATTCCACATTCACCTGTACTGGAAACCCTTCAAGAACATGTTCACGGTTCTTTTCGGTTTTAAAAGTCGTGGAGGGAAAAATCTTAAAAAACCAGCATCCCTCCTGGCTGCAGTGGCCCTTATTGGTATGGTAGTTGTATCTGGACAGTACTTCAGTTCATCCCTGGATGGAAATGAAGCCGTTGTTCAGGTAAACGGTACCAACAACAGTGCTACCAATGTTACCAATGACTCTGCAATAACAGATTATGAATCTCAAAGTGTTGAGGAAACCACAGATACCGAACAGGTGACTGGAACGTATACTTCTGATCAGGAGGAATCCCAGTCTGTTCAGGATACCAGCACCTCGGGAAGCAAGAATAGAAATGGTAAAAACCGGAACTAAAAAAAATTAAAAAAAAATCTTTTTATATACCCTTTTTTTTATTAAAAAACCCATTATTATTTTTTTTAAAAGGAATGCCCTCTTATTTTATCCTTTCACAAAAATATCTCTAAAAATTTATATAATATGTGAAAAGTAATTTTAATTGTTAATATTACGTAATATCTGTTGTGTAAATTTTTTAGTTATTACCAAAAAGAATGGCAGGGATAAAAATGGCACTTTTTGAAAACATAAAGCAAAAGTTGGGTAGAGGGAAAAATAAAAAAGGTTTCTTGGTGTGTGAAAAGTGTGGAGGCTATTATGAACTGCAACCTGGAGAATCTCCTGAAGATTTTGCAGCCTGTGAATGTGGTGGGGATTTAAACTATACAAAAACATTTAACATTCCTAACCAGGATAGTGAGAATAAAAAATAGATAATCAGCAGTTTGTATATGGAAATGGATGATACTATCCATTCTTAGGACTGTGGGAAAGATATCGCAACATGAACTTCCAGAATCTAACTGGTTTTTTTTTTACTTTCCATTTCCAATCACATATTGTACTGGCGAAGATCAGTTTCAGGTAGATGATTTTAATGGGTTACTTGATCTGTGAGAAATGTGAAGGATATTACCAGCTTCAGGAAGAAGAAGATCCCGATGATTTCAAGTCCTGTGAATGTGGCGGGAAATTGATATTTGTTAGAAATCTCATTGATTATTATGGTGAAACCCTGGATGAATCCCTGATTAAAAAAGATGCTGAAAAGAGATTGGAACCAGATTTAGAACCCGGAACAAGAAAATTACCTGTTCTTAACATGAAGTCTCTATTTTTAGGTGGGGTAGTGTGGGTGGCTTTAGATTCACTTCTTTACAAAGTATCCATTTATAATACTGATGGTATTGCTGTTTTTTCCCTGCTGTTTGCCCAACTTTTTGGCGGTCTGGTGGCAGGTTACCTGTCTGGTAAGGAAATTAAGGCAGGTATCATAAACGGCTTCATTGTTGGAATCTTTTTTACAATTATTTTGATTATATTAAGGTTACCTATCACCAGTT
This Methanobacterium petrolearium DNA region includes the following protein-coding sequences:
- a CDS encoding PAS domain S-box protein, whose product is MANVKILLVEARNIDAMNIKETLESFNYEVPYVASSGIEAIKEVLKIMPDLILMDIFLEGEMNGIDMAFKIKELGIPFIYLTAHAEAATTEKAMETEPYGYIIKPFNKNKLKFTIEHALLRKKMEVETSKQISLTRAINRVLKESLVSKSPDDVARVCLEVLEKLTDSKLGFIGEVNSAGRFDIIKISDPGWAASAIPKSKALKLIKNIEICGYWTRAIRTGKSVIVNDPASDPEHLGEPDGHPTITSFMGVPLKQDDEMVGMIALANKKSPYNQDDLHAVETISVAFLEVLQHKKTEITRQKNEKLFRAVAESAVDAIVTTTVNGIIKYFNHSLEEIFGYRKEELTGKPLTTLMPERYQNTYLEELERFKEIGEHRLIGRTVVTTGLKKDGTEFPFEMSLASWKSGEKTFFTSIIRDLTEKKEAKQELKWSEYRLKMAMDIANLVYWEYDSKKDLFTFNDQFYALYGTTADEQGGYQMPIQVYIDRFVAPEERALISAKVGNSFQTKDLSYFNSFKHWIIRSDGERRFMMVRARYMRDENGEKIAIYGASQDITEQKRAEEALAESERRMAEIINFLPDATFAIDDNGKVISWNRAIEEMTGVVSEDILGKGNYEYSIPFYKTRRPLLVDLTNSSSEEINQFYKTTRTKGEVLTSEASLTLQGDNKILKINAVPFYDSKGDYCGGIESIRDITEMKESRRKINRELEINKSLANIYVPLVSPSSTIENVGRAILNEARKLTGCSYGFASAVDSTSYDLISETLAVMMSDYQEGEFPQLDEKYAKILKQSLADCNSTFINFLNDHHSDADIPPGDRELENLLIVPVVLGDERVGQITLIDTPEDYTDDDLKAIERLAVFYALAIQNKRADEEIKQSLEDNKILLREVHHRVKNNMQIISSLLNLQINYEDEQQAVNVLKESQGRVKSMSMVHEKLYQSPSFTKIDFKNYVEQLVKDIFYSYGINNEDIEIVMDIENIEIGIDTAIPCGLIINELVTNTVKYAFPQNKGILYIKLKSVKNKIKLVIADNGIGMSEDFDFTNSDSLGLQLVNNLVTQIDGQISLDQIHGTAFTITFQELKYKKRI